In the genome of Staphylococcus durrellii, one region contains:
- a CDS encoding ABC transporter substrate-binding protein, whose amino-acid sequence MKKIIITLIAMLLVLTACSNGSSNKNDKEATKNYKQDSGKNIKVPKKPKRIVVLGATYAGGLKQLDANVVGVAKIVNDSKVLKDKFKDVKKVDPENVESVAKLKPDLIIDYNTDKNLKKFQKVAPTVAFNYQKHDYKQQHIELGKLVGKEDKAKQWVKDWDKKTKNDGKEIKKAIGADTSVSIIKDFDKKLYVLGKTYGHGSEVLYDSFGLKMPANVAKATKKNDLAEISEEDIPKMTGDYVITPVAKGAKLSFGDKDVWKNSKAVTQHHDIKVDEGIYWLNDPYSLDYERKDLKSKLLKQQ is encoded by the coding sequence ATGAAGAAAATAATTATTACATTAATTGCAATGTTACTTGTGTTGACGGCTTGTAGTAATGGTTCTAGTAATAAAAACGATAAAGAAGCAACAAAGAATTATAAACAAGATTCAGGGAAAAATATTAAAGTTCCCAAGAAACCTAAACGTATCGTTGTTCTAGGCGCTACCTATGCCGGAGGATTAAAACAATTAGACGCTAATGTCGTTGGTGTAGCTAAAATCGTCAATGACAGCAAGGTATTAAAAGATAAATTTAAAGATGTGAAAAAAGTAGATCCAGAAAACGTTGAGAGTGTAGCGAAATTAAAACCAGATTTAATCATAGATTATAATACTGATAAAAACCTTAAAAAGTTTCAAAAAGTCGCTCCTACTGTAGCATTTAATTATCAAAAACATGACTATAAGCAACAACATATTGAATTAGGTAAGCTTGTAGGTAAAGAAGATAAAGCGAAACAATGGGTTAAAGACTGGGATAAAAAGACAAAAAATGATGGTAAAGAAATTAAAAAAGCCATCGGTGCTGACACATCAGTATCAATTATTAAAGATTTCGATAAAAAATTGTATGTACTAGGTAAAACTTATGGACATGGTAGTGAAGTGCTTTACGATTCATTTGGTCTAAAGATGCCAGCTAATGTAGCTAAAGCAACTAAGAAAAATGATCTTGCTGAAATTTCGGAAGAAGATATTCCGAAAATGACAGGTGATTACGTAATTACACCAGTAGCTAAGGGTGCTAAATTATCATTCGGCGATAAAGACGTATGGAAAAATAGTAAAGCAGTAACGCAACATCATGATATCAAAGTTGACGAAGGGATTTATTGGTTAAATGATCCTTATTCATTAGACTACGAACGTAAAGATTTAAAATCTAAATTGTTAAAACAACAATAA
- a CDS encoding MarR family winged helix-turn-helix transcriptional regulator encodes MDQDQQIAQWLELTQYVHYIEAMMEKSLRQQYNLSLKEFYVLYEINNAKGNKYKINDLINVVDLSQSAMSRLINRLESFSPNYVCRRECVEDHRAMYIYLTDAGAEIIKDVSNTYAKILEKVDFSHIRQLAHNDKSNSSNN; translated from the coding sequence ATGGATCAAGATCAACAAATCGCACAATGGTTGGAATTAACGCAATATGTGCATTATATTGAAGCAATGATGGAGAAAAGTTTAAGACAACAATATAACCTCAGTTTAAAAGAATTTTATGTATTATATGAAATTAACAATGCTAAAGGGAATAAATATAAAATCAATGATTTAATTAACGTGGTAGATTTAAGTCAAAGTGCCATGTCACGATTGATTAATAGATTAGAAAGCTTTTCACCTAATTATGTATGTAGGAGAGAGTGTGTAGAAGATCATCGTGCTATGTATATATATTTAACAGATGCTGGTGCCGAAATTATAAAGGATGTTAGTAATACTTATGCTAAAATTTTAGAAAAAGTTGATTTTAGTCATATTCGTCAACTTGCACACAATGATAAAAGTAATAGCAGTAATAACTAA
- a CDS encoding VOC family protein codes for MKITGNWLNLCVSNLQRSEAFYEKIGFEIKKNEAMLDKMLGVQTKDEHIIMLIEQQQFKKAASVNETTNNGALVSVSVSTNDEVDELLNLVDASDGKVLQRGSELEGYYGGLFSDPDGNRFNIITM; via the coding sequence GTGAAAATTACGGGTAATTGGTTAAATTTATGTGTCTCAAATTTGCAACGGAGCGAAGCATTTTATGAAAAAATAGGTTTTGAAATTAAAAAAAATGAGGCAATGTTGGACAAAATGTTAGGTGTTCAAACTAAGGATGAGCATATTATCATGTTAATTGAACAACAACAATTCAAAAAAGCAGCGAGTGTAAACGAAACGACGAACAATGGCGCATTAGTTTCTGTATCTGTATCTACAAATGATGAAGTTGATGAACTTTTAAATTTAGTTGATGCTTCAGATGGGAAAGTTTTACAGCGTGGTAGTGAATTAGAAGGTTATTATGGTGGTCTGTTTAGTGACCCTGATGGTAATCGTTTTAATATTATAACGATGTAA
- a CDS encoding Cof-type HAD-IIB family hydrolase, whose product MIQAIAVDKDGTFLNSEHTYDHTYFDRLFNEIKRQNIKFIVASGNQYAQLQSFFPDKDEDITYVGENGAVTYFNNKLLNAHHFDATLIEDAVKFLEQRYKIKNIILSGVKTSYLRDDAPETFKEYVKLYYKDITYVDNFDDLSHDKIVKVAMHIADETLLNDVVNELNAKFGKSIRSVTSGFDSLDLLVPHVNKGEAIKELLKEWGIEEDELLAFGDANNDIEMLQLTPHSYAMESCSPELAEVAHHRAPSNDESGVLHIIEKYLKEQ is encoded by the coding sequence TTGATTCAAGCAATTGCAGTAGACAAAGATGGTACATTTTTAAATTCGGAGCACACATACGATCATACTTATTTTGATCGATTATTTAACGAAATCAAGCGCCAAAACATTAAATTTATTGTTGCTAGTGGGAATCAATATGCACAGTTACAATCATTTTTCCCTGATAAAGATGAAGATATTACTTACGTAGGGGAGAACGGGGCGGTTACATATTTCAATAATAAATTACTAAATGCTCATCATTTCGATGCGACATTAATTGAAGATGCAGTTAAATTTTTAGAACAAAGGTATAAAATAAAAAATATTATTTTAAGCGGAGTTAAGACTTCATATTTACGGGATGATGCCCCTGAAACGTTTAAAGAATACGTTAAATTATATTATAAAGATATTACATATGTAGACAACTTTGATGATTTAAGTCACGACAAAATCGTCAAAGTAGCAATGCACATCGCTGATGAAACTTTATTGAATGATGTTGTTAATGAATTAAACGCTAAATTTGGTAAGTCTATTCGTTCAGTGACGAGTGGATTTGATAGTTTAGACTTGCTAGTACCTCATGTTAATAAGGGAGAAGCAATTAAAGAATTACTTAAAGAGTGGGGCATTGAAGAAGATGAATTACTAGCATTTGGTGATGCTAACAACGATATCGAGATGCTACAACTAACACCACATAGTTATGCAATGGAGAGCTGCAGTCCTGAATTAGCAGAAGTGGCACATCATCGAGCGCCTTCTAATGACGAATCAGGTGTTTTACATATAATAGAAAAATATTTAAAAGAACAATAA
- a CDS encoding universal stress protein, protein MYKNILLAYDFENSFTNVPKAIENLSSGREDATVTIYNVISDAELQSSVRYDNQHVEDLTAKKEEKLQPFVEQLQSTGVQVNIKFSSGPIRSKILNELENNGYDVVVMSNKRDKASLGNVLGNVTHKVANNSPVPVHIVN, encoded by the coding sequence ATGTATAAAAATATTTTATTAGCATATGACTTTGAAAACTCATTTACGAACGTACCGAAAGCAATTGAGAATTTAAGTAGTGGACGCGAGGATGCGACGGTAACCATTTATAATGTTATTTCTGATGCAGAATTACAAAGCTCCGTGCGTTATGATAACCAACACGTAGAAGATTTAACAGCTAAAAAAGAAGAAAAACTACAGCCTTTCGTGGAACAACTTCAATCAACAGGTGTACAAGTTAATATAAAATTCAGTTCTGGCCCAATCCGAAGTAAAATTTTAAATGAACTTGAAAACAATGGCTACGACGTTGTAGTCATGAGTAACAAACGCGACAAAGCAAGCTTGGGGAACGTCTTAGGCAATGTAACGCATAAAGTAGCTAATAATTCCCCCGTTCCTGTGCATATCGTAAACTAA
- a CDS encoding quinone-dependent dihydroorotate dehydrogenase: MYKLMKPLLFKMDPEEAHGNTITVLKLTQNHPLFLSAIKRFFYYEHASLTQHIKGITFPNPIGLAAGFDKSCEVPKALEMAGFGAIELGGITPKPQDGNPKPRMYRLLEDDALINRMGFNNLGMNKALSNLRRFAYSLPIGLNVGVNKVTPYEERYQDYIKVIDTFKNDVTYFTVNISSPNTANLQNFHDKDEFTMLCRAISDYKKQHNLQIPIFIKLTSDLETSELNHILPSIVDTFDGIVLANTTQKRENLTSQHKHETGGLSGKPLFERNLELIKWTYKETNGNFLIIGTGGIFTTEDVITMLRSGASLVQIYSSLVLQGPGLTKKLNKGLATYLAQHGYSSVSDIIGLDV; encoded by the coding sequence ATGTATAAATTAATGAAACCTTTGTTATTTAAAATGGATCCTGAAGAAGCTCATGGCAATACAATCACTGTTCTAAAATTAACACAAAATCATCCTCTATTTTTATCAGCTATTAAACGTTTCTTTTATTATGAACATGCATCATTAACGCAACATATTAAAGGTATTACATTCCCTAACCCTATCGGTCTTGCCGCAGGTTTTGATAAATCTTGTGAAGTACCTAAAGCGCTTGAAATGGCAGGATTTGGTGCAATAGAACTAGGCGGCATAACGCCAAAACCACAAGATGGCAACCCTAAACCGCGTATGTATCGTTTACTTGAAGACGATGCACTAATTAACCGTATGGGGTTCAACAATCTAGGAATGAACAAAGCATTAAGTAATTTAAGACGCTTTGCTTATTCGTTACCTATCGGGCTGAATGTAGGAGTTAATAAAGTCACACCGTATGAAGAAAGATATCAAGACTATATTAAAGTGATTGATACTTTTAAAAATGACGTGACATATTTTACGGTTAACATTAGTTCACCTAATACAGCAAACTTACAAAACTTTCATGACAAAGATGAATTTACAATGTTATGCCGAGCAATTAGTGATTATAAAAAGCAACACAATTTACAAATTCCAATTTTTATTAAACTAACTTCTGATTTAGAAACATCAGAATTAAATCACATTCTGCCATCTATCGTTGACACTTTCGATGGTATCGTATTAGCGAATACAACTCAAAAACGGGAAAATTTAACGTCACAACATAAGCATGAAACTGGCGGTTTAAGTGGCAAGCCATTATTTGAACGTAACTTAGAGCTTATTAAATGGACTTATAAAGAGACTAACGGTAACTTCTTGATTATAGGTACAGGGGGCATATTCACTACAGAAGACGTTATAACTATGCTACGTAGTGGTGCATCTTTAGTTCAAATTTATAGTTCTTTAGTATTGCAAGGTCCAGGACTAACTAAAAAATTAAACAAAGGATTAGCTACTTATTTAGCACAGCATGGCTATAGCAGTGTAAGCGACATTATCGGTTTAGATGTTTAA
- a CDS encoding fructosamine kinase family protein yields MNNSWQAQLPLNNIKNISPVGGGDVNDAYIVETNGDSYFLLVQKNRDADFYAAEIAGLKKFEEAGIKAPIVEGNGQINNDAYLLLSYLQEGGRGDQRELAKLVAKMHSQQQPDGKFGFEMPYQGGDISFDNSWCDTWQEIFVEKRLEPLKDALVDKGLWIEADVDTFNQVKDVINKSLKEHNSKPSLLHGDMWGGNHMFLTDGEPALFDPAPLYGDREFDLGITTVFGGFNQAFYEEYNKQYPLAKDAEFRMEFYKLYILMIHLLKFGGLYATSVDRSMVKILN; encoded by the coding sequence ATGAATAATTCATGGCAAGCACAACTACCATTAAACAATATTAAAAACATATCGCCTGTTGGCGGTGGAGATGTTAATGATGCATATATTGTAGAAACAAACGGTGACAGTTACTTTTTGCTTGTACAAAAAAATAGAGATGCAGATTTTTATGCGGCAGAAATTGCTGGCTTGAAAAAATTTGAAGAAGCGGGTATCAAAGCCCCTATAGTAGAGGGCAATGGTCAAATCAATAATGATGCCTATTTATTATTAAGCTATTTGCAAGAAGGTGGACGTGGAGATCAACGCGAGTTAGCTAAATTAGTTGCTAAAATGCACAGTCAACAGCAACCCGACGGTAAATTTGGTTTTGAAATGCCTTATCAAGGTGGAGATATTTCGTTTGATAACAGTTGGTGTGATACTTGGCAAGAAATATTTGTTGAAAAACGTTTAGAACCATTAAAAGATGCTTTAGTAGATAAAGGCTTATGGATAGAGGCTGATGTAGATACCTTTAATCAAGTTAAAGACGTCATCAACAAGTCTTTAAAAGAACATAACAGCAAACCTTCATTACTACATGGTGATATGTGGGGAGGAAACCATATGTTCCTAACTGACGGCGAGCCTGCATTATTTGATCCAGCGCCGTTATATGGTGATAGAGAATTTGATTTAGGTATTACTACGGTGTTTGGTGGTTTTAATCAAGCATTTTATGAAGAATATAACAAACAGTATCCACTAGCTAAAGATGCCGAGTTCCGCATGGAATTTTATAAGTTATATATTTTAATGATTCACTTACTTAAATTTGGTGGATTGTATGCTACAAGTGTAGATCGTTCGATGGTCAAAATTTTAAATTGA
- a CDS encoding CoA transferase, producing the protein MDSNRLKNVLLDNYDNRIKSAEQDDFDINKELESILNGIGYSVEDTGGKVEFYGKDPIQPSTLKIASLAGIGLAAKSVAVASLWKKRTGISQDIQVDIRKALKRLSPFYEKKWETLNGFAAKSQIFPDNPTRFDFYQTKDGRWVMPLNPYPSAQRHTLELLNALPNKKSISHAIRQWHSHDLEEKAAERGVVMPVVRSVPEFLNEEQFEYTAQNPLVTIEKIGESKPEPFTSNPSQPLDGIRVLGMGHVIAGAGLGRGLALHGADVLNVWRPTEFEEETLLLTSHIGMRSTYLDIDNQQKHLKKFDELLQDADIFFLNKRNGFMTEKNLTPHELAEKRPGIIHCSVSCYGEEGPWSDRNGFDQTAGCVTGVMDLEGTADKPKLPPIVVVNDYVISWLLETAAIKALERRAQEGGSYKVQVNLSRVSLYLLSLGIFDKEYVNSTFNSTDEHEIVSPDQFEDDTPLGHYVGVTDQVKMTETPGHYKFTLIPRGSSKPEWLKY; encoded by the coding sequence ATGGATAGTAACAGACTAAAAAATGTTTTGTTGGATAATTATGACAATCGTATCAAATCAGCAGAACAAGACGATTTTGACATTAATAAAGAATTAGAAAGTATTTTAAATGGTATTGGCTATTCTGTAGAAGACACAGGTGGCAAGGTAGAATTTTACGGTAAAGATCCTATACAACCTAGCACACTGAAAATAGCTTCTCTTGCTGGTATTGGTTTAGCAGCCAAATCGGTAGCTGTTGCTTCATTATGGAAAAAAAGAACAGGTATAAGTCAAGATATACAAGTTGATATAAGAAAAGCATTAAAAAGACTTTCCCCGTTCTATGAAAAAAAGTGGGAAACATTAAATGGTTTTGCTGCAAAATCACAAATATTTCCTGATAACCCAACACGATTTGATTTTTACCAAACAAAAGATGGACGTTGGGTTATGCCTTTAAATCCTTATCCTAGTGCACAAAGACATACATTAGAATTATTAAATGCACTGCCAAATAAAAAGTCAATTTCTCATGCTATTAGACAATGGCATTCACATGATTTAGAGGAGAAAGCTGCCGAAAGGGGTGTTGTAATGCCTGTCGTCCGCTCGGTGCCTGAATTTTTAAATGAAGAACAATTTGAATATACAGCACAGAATCCTCTAGTGACTATTGAAAAAATAGGAGAATCTAAGCCAGAACCCTTTACTAGTAATCCTTCACAACCTTTAGACGGCATACGTGTGCTTGGCATGGGACATGTCATTGCAGGTGCTGGATTAGGACGTGGTTTAGCATTACATGGTGCTGATGTATTAAATGTTTGGCGCCCTACTGAATTTGAAGAAGAAACATTGCTATTAACTTCTCATATTGGCATGCGTTCAACATATTTAGATATTGATAATCAACAAAAACATCTTAAAAAATTTGATGAGCTATTGCAAGATGCCGATATTTTCTTTTTAAATAAACGTAACGGCTTTATGACTGAGAAAAATTTGACGCCACATGAATTAGCGGAAAAAAGACCTGGTATTATTCATTGTTCAGTAAGTTGTTACGGAGAGGAAGGACCATGGTCAGACAGAAATGGATTCGATCAAACTGCAGGATGTGTAACGGGGGTTATGGATTTAGAAGGAACAGCCGATAAACCGAAATTGCCACCTATAGTTGTAGTGAATGATTATGTTATTTCTTGGTTATTAGAAACTGCTGCCATTAAAGCACTAGAAAGAAGGGCCCAAGAGGGTGGTAGTTATAAAGTTCAAGTTAATCTAAGTCGTGTATCTTTATACCTCCTATCTTTAGGTATCTTTGATAAGGAATATGTGAATAGCACATTCAATTCCACAGATGAACATGAAATTGTTAGTCCAGACCAATTCGAAGATGATACGCCACTTGGCCATTATGTTGGAGTCACAGATCAAGTTAAAATGACTGAGACACCTGGACACTACAAATTCACCCTTATTCCGAGAGGGTCAAGTAAACCTGAATGGTTGAAATATTAA
- a CDS encoding trypsin-like serine peptidase, with amino-acid sequence MSKKVLTSLVAILAVTSVINFSHHNIQAATNNQAQDTQPSDQISSRVILPNNDRHQVSDTKSAHYQSLGFVDMGQNIATGVVIGENTILTNKHVADLSNGNMKFAPAATDENTYPYGEFKEESSEQYDGDADLAVVHFKANDKGQHIGDVVNPATISDSTQEKKGDNITVTGYPGDKPTATMWESKGRILSNSATSMTYDASTYGGNSGSGVFNDENELIALHYGGVENESNNAVPLTGDVLKFVNENNS; translated from the coding sequence ATGTCAAAAAAAGTATTAACGAGTTTGGTGGCAATATTAGCTGTAACTTCAGTAATTAATTTTAGTCATCATAATATTCAAGCTGCCACAAATAATCAAGCACAAGACACACAGCCATCAGACCAAATAAGTTCTAGAGTTATATTACCAAACAATGATAGACATCAAGTTTCTGATACAAAAAGTGCACACTATCAATCTTTAGGTTTTGTGGATATGGGTCAAAATATTGCAACAGGTGTTGTTATAGGTGAAAATACTATTTTGACTAATAAACACGTAGCAGATTTATCTAATGGCAATATGAAATTTGCACCGGCAGCAACGGATGAAAATACTTATCCATACGGAGAGTTTAAAGAAGAAAGTAGTGAACAATATGACGGAGATGCCGATTTAGCTGTAGTTCATTTTAAAGCTAATGATAAGGGGCAACACATAGGTGACGTAGTTAATCCAGCAACTATTAGCGATTCGACTCAAGAGAAAAAAGGGGACAACATCACAGTCACAGGTTATCCAGGAGATAAACCTACGGCTACAATGTGGGAAAGTAAAGGTAGAATACTATCTAATAGCGCAACAAGTATGACGTATGACGCGAGTACGTATGGAGGTAACTCTGGTTCGGGCGTATTTAATGATGAAAATGAGTTAATTGCACTACATTATGGTGGCGTTGAAAATGAAAGTAATAATGCCGTTCCATTAACTGGAGACGTATTAAAGTTCGTTAATGAAAATAATAGTTAA
- a CDS encoding M23 family metallopeptidase — protein MKTIVKVCVWILIVVVPTVIITFNIGNVKHHLYETLQNNDNIENKEFDSSHFISKKQSRKTESFGDYKENKLSGEGKHYGVDYAVPEDTKIKAVSHGTVTRTFDNDLGGKVLQITESNGRYYQWYMHLNDYKVKVGDKVKPGEVIALSGNTGKQTTGPHVHFQRMKDGVGNSYAEDPTPFINKLPHKERNIYDL, from the coding sequence GTGAAAACCATTGTAAAAGTATGTGTGTGGATATTAATAGTAGTTGTGCCAACCGTTATAATTACTTTCAATATTGGAAATGTGAAGCATCATTTATATGAGACACTGCAAAATAACGACAATATTGAAAATAAAGAGTTTGATTCTAGTCATTTTATCTCTAAGAAGCAAAGTAGGAAAACAGAATCATTTGGCGATTATAAAGAAAATAAACTTAGTGGTGAAGGCAAACATTATGGTGTCGATTATGCTGTGCCAGAAGATACAAAAATAAAAGCTGTATCACATGGAACAGTTACGCGGACTTTCGATAACGATTTAGGTGGTAAAGTTTTGCAAATTACAGAAAGTAATGGCAGGTACTATCAATGGTATATGCACCTAAATGACTATAAAGTTAAAGTTGGAGATAAAGTTAAGCCAGGGGAAGTCATTGCGTTGTCAGGTAATACTGGTAAACAAACAACAGGCCCCCATGTACATTTTCAACGTATGAAAGATGGTGTCGGTAATAGTTACGCCGAAGACCCCACTCCATTTATCAATAAATTACCCCACAAAGAGCGTAATATATACGATTTGTAA
- a CDS encoding 6-pyruvoyl trahydropterin synthase family protein encodes MSDIKNVHPPEQFKYRNTPVRIKNYFQFTCDNRIFFSKSKHVDLTNQLYKFDIEILSPIDDLGLALDFNEVDKIYEERIAPYLDNQLVNETLPTMNTTAENIAFWIWDQFANEIPGGNKLEKLTFYENETQGLVLKADDVQ; translated from the coding sequence ATGTCTGATATAAAAAATGTACATCCACCCGAACAATTTAAATATAGAAATACACCAGTAAGAATTAAAAACTATTTTCAATTTACTTGTGATAATCGCATATTTTTTTCTAAAAGCAAACACGTAGATTTAACTAATCAACTTTATAAGTTTGATATCGAAATATTATCACCGATAGATGATTTAGGATTAGCGCTAGATTTCAATGAAGTAGATAAAATTTATGAAGAACGCATTGCACCTTATTTAGACAATCAACTAGTGAATGAAACATTGCCTACAATGAATACAACAGCTGAAAATATTGCGTTTTGGATTTGGGATCAATTTGCTAATGAGATACCAGGGGGTAATAAATTAGAAAAATTAACATTCTACGAAAATGAAACTCAAGGATTAGTCCTTAAAGCCGATGATGTGCAATAG
- a CDS encoding PTS transporter subunit IIC gives MERVSPKQFLYNVLSGVAIAIVAAFVPNAILGELLKFLSSKNAIFQTPLQIVLAIQFTVPLLVGTLIAMRFKLQPLATAVVASSAFVGSGIAQFKNGAVVLVGVGDLINTMITAAIAVLFILIIGDRFGSLALIFLPTTVGFSASLIGVTILPYIKMITTGIGKLVNTFTELQPVLMSILIAIVFSFLIISPISTVATSLAIGISGIAAGSASLGIVACEAALVSGTIKINKVGVPLTIFLGGVKMMIPNMVRHPVILLPIFTTAIITGFVGGLLEISGTKESAGFGIIGLIGPISAFKLMDADPLMRLLIVVLTFFVVPFIVGFAVNTIYMKVFKLYNREIFKFLA, from the coding sequence ATGGAAAGAGTAAGTCCTAAACAATTTTTATATAATGTTTTATCGGGGGTTGCAATTGCGATTGTTGCAGCTTTTGTACCTAATGCAATACTTGGAGAATTATTAAAATTTTTATCTTCTAAAAACGCAATATTTCAAACCCCTTTACAAATCGTATTAGCTATTCAATTTACTGTGCCATTATTAGTTGGAACATTAATAGCGATGCGTTTTAAACTTCAACCGTTAGCTACAGCTGTAGTAGCCAGTTCTGCTTTCGTAGGAAGTGGCATTGCCCAATTTAAAAATGGCGCCGTTGTGTTAGTTGGTGTAGGTGATTTAATTAATACAATGATCACAGCAGCTATTGCAGTATTATTTATTTTAATAATAGGGGATCGCTTTGGCAGCCTGGCACTCATATTTTTACCAACTACTGTAGGTTTTTCAGCAAGTCTGATTGGTGTAACAATTCTACCGTATATCAAAATGATTACTACAGGTATCGGGAAACTTGTTAATACATTTACTGAATTACAACCTGTATTAATGTCTATTTTAATAGCTATTGTCTTTAGTTTTCTTATTATTTCTCCAATATCTACAGTAGCAACTTCATTAGCTATAGGAATAAGTGGTATAGCGGCAGGATCTGCGTCGTTAGGCATCGTAGCTTGTGAAGCAGCATTAGTATCAGGCACAATCAAAATTAATAAAGTAGGAGTGCCTTTAACTATATTTTTAGGTGGCGTAAAGATGATGATACCTAATATGGTCCGTCACCCAGTAATTTTGCTACCAATATTTACGACGGCCATAATCACAGGTTTTGTCGGGGGATTATTAGAAATAAGTGGAACAAAAGAATCAGCAGGATTTGGTATTATTGGTTTAATAGGACCAATTAGTGCTTTTAAATTAATGGATGCTGATCCATTGATGCGTTTATTAATAGTGGTATTAACATTTTTTGTTGTGCCATTTATTGTAGGTTTCGCAGTGAATACGATATATATGAAAGTGTTTAAATTATATAACAGGGAGATATTTAAGTTTTTAGCGTAA
- a CDS encoding aggregation-promoting factor C-terminal-like domain-containing protein, protein MKKTVLASSLAVALGVTGYAVSGDHNQAHASEQNVNQAHLAQLALNNASELNEHPVQAGSYDYSFNYPGHSFHFQSNGSSWTWSVNGQSDSKQASSASYNNNNSAQVAQPQQTTSQKSEVKTVAAPKASTNQTQTQTTQATKTTNQAQTQTAQPTKTTSQSTSSQSTSSSSASTGGSVKAQFLAAGGTEEIWNTIVLPESGGNPNAVNELGYRGLGQTKESWGTGSVADQTKGLLNYAKQRYGSVDSALSFRNSNNWW, encoded by the coding sequence ATGAAAAAGACAGTATTAGCTTCATCATTAGCAGTAGCTTTAGGAGTAACAGGATACGCAGTAAGCGGTGACCATAACCAAGCACACGCTTCAGAACAAAATGTTAATCAAGCTCATTTAGCTCAATTAGCATTAAACAACGCTTCAGAATTAAACGAGCATCCAGTACAAGCTGGTTCATATGACTATAGCTTCAACTACCCTGGTCATTCATTCCATTTCCAATCAAATGGTAGTTCATGGACTTGGTCAGTTAACGGACAATCTGATTCTAAACAAGCATCTTCAGCTTCATACAATAATAATAACTCAGCTCAAGTTGCTCAACCACAACAAACAACTTCTCAAAAATCAGAAGTTAAAACAGTAGCAGCACCTAAAGCTTCTACAAACCAAACACAAACTCAAACTACACAAGCAACAAAAACAACAAACCAAGCACAAACTCAAACTGCACAACCAACAAAAACAACAAGCCAAAGTACTTCAAGCCAAAGCACTTCAAGCTCATCAGCTTCAACTGGTGGATCAGTCAAAGCTCAATTCTTAGCTGCTGGTGGTACTGAAGAAATTTGGAACACAATCGTTTTACCTGAATCAGGAGGCAATCCTAACGCAGTTAACGAATTAGGTTACAGAGGTTTAGGTCAAACTAAAGAATCTTGGGGAACTGGTTCAGTTGCTGACCAAACTAAAGGTTTACTTAACTACGCTAAACAACGTTATGGTTCAGTAGACTCAGCTTTATCTTTCCGTAACAGCAACAACTGGTGGTAA